The Humulus lupulus chromosome 3, drHumLupu1.1, whole genome shotgun sequence genome window below encodes:
- the LOC133821020 gene encoding flavonoid 3',5'-methyltransferase-like, producing the protein MAEGIPDKSILKSPALLEYIHETYGYPREHEQLKELREATVKTYKLWSPMSVPVDEGQLISMFLKVMNAKKTIEIGVFTGYSLLTTALALPHDAKITAIDLNREAYEVGFPFIQKAGVDHKINFIESQASSALDDIINDEKEVGSFDFAFVDANKDGYIEYHEILIKLVKIGGVIAYDNTLWYGSVALSDEDEMDDFLRGTRKIMRELNTFLANDPHVETSLVSIGDGLTLCRRLY; encoded by the exons ATGGCAGAAGGTATACCGGATAAGAGTATCCTCAAATCCCCAGCCCTTCTAGAG TACATCCATGAAACATATGGTTATCCAAGAGAACACGAACAGTTGAAGGAGCTAAGGGAAGCCACCGTCAAGACATATAAACTATG GAGTCCGATGAGTGTGCCAGTGGATGAAGGACAGCTTATATCGATGTTTCTGAAAGTGATGAATGCAAAGAAGACTATTGAAATTGGAGTTTTTACTGGTTATTCTCTTCTCACAACTGCTCTTGCTCTTCCTCATGATGCCAAA ATAACAGCTATTGATCTAAATCGAGAAGCATATGAAGTTGGATTCCCATTCATTCAGAAAGCTGGTGTTGACCACAAAATTAACTTCATTGAGTCTCAGGCTTCCTCTGCCCTTGATGATATCATTAACGAT GAGAAAGAAGTAGGAAGTTTTGATTTTGCATTTGTGGATGCTAACAAAGATGGGTACATAGAATATCATGAGATACTTATAAAGCTGGTTAAGATTGGAGGAGTGATCGCATACGACAACACCCTATGGTATGGATCTGTGGCACTCTCTGATGAAGACGAAATGGATGATTTTCTTAGAGGAACCAGAAAAATCATGAGAGAGCTTAATACCTTTCTAGCCAACGATCCTCATGTTGAGACATCACTTGTTTCTATTGGGGATGGACTCACCCTATGTAGGCGTCTCTATTGA